A single window of Cetobacterium sp. 8H DNA harbors:
- a CDS encoding KTSC domain-containing protein produces MERKKVSSSDIFSIGYNSFSNTLEIEFNSGGIYQYFEVPNNIYSSLMSASSHGKFFHRYIKNIYRYRKMN; encoded by the coding sequence ATGGAAAGAAAAAAAGTTTCTTCAAGCGATATTTTTTCTATAGGATATAATTCTTTTAGTAATACATTAGAAATAGAATTTAATTCTGGTGGTATTTATCAATATTTTGAAGTTCCAAATAATATCTATAGTTCTCTCATGAGTGCTAGTTCACACGGAAAATTTTTTCATAGATATATAAAAAATATTTACCGTTACAGAAAGATGAACTAA
- a CDS encoding ParB/Srx family N-terminal domain-containing protein, translating into MQELKFKIDSQREVVIMDIEKLIDNPNNVKIHTQEQIELIKKSIDKLGFNSIVVIDEENMILAGHGRVLALKETGEKTVPCLKISNLAEEEKLQIMMMDNTSVLMTGIDEEMAKLVIEKLELAEADLELTGLSLEKISKLKIEDLDIPEVLVIDKQQNEISRETSLKLTFGTRKVIITDEELERLEAKYKEYINEMGVDFGFVSYILGVDA; encoded by the coding sequence ATGCAAGAACTAAAATTTAAAATTGATTCACAAAGAGAAGTAGTAATAATGGATATTGAGAAACTAATTGATAATCCCAATAATGTTAAAATTCATACTCAGGAACAGATAGAGCTAATAAAGAAGAGTATAGATAAATTAGGTTTTAACAGTATTGTAGTTATTGATGAAGAGAATATGATACTAGCAGGTCATGGAAGAGTATTAGCATTAAAAGAAACAGGAGAAAAGACAGTTCCATGTTTAAAGATTAGTAATTTAGCTGAAGAAGAAAAATTACAAATAATGATGATGGATAATACTTCAGTTTTAATGACTGGTATTGATGAAGAAATGGCAAAGCTAGTTATTGAAAAATTAGAACTAGCAGAAGCAGATTTGGAATTAACAGGATTGTCTTTGGAGAAAATAAGTAAGTTAAAAATAGAAGATTTAGATATTCCAGAAGTTTTAGTTATAGACAAACAACAAAATGAGATATCAAGAGAAACTTCTTTAAAACTAACTTTTGGAACTAGAAAAGTAATTATAACAGATGAAGAGTTAGAAAGGTTAGAAGCTAAGTATAAAGAGTATATAAATGAAATGGGAGTTGACTTCGGGTTTGTATCATATATTTTAGGAGTTGATGCATAA
- a CDS encoding PBSX family phage terminase large subunit, whose translation MARSREPTKENAKKLYEEGFGSLSQIAKELNLSLNTLKSWRTRDKKEGKEWVQKGAPKSAPDTRVQPPRKAKLKEAKSIVVNGGTLKEASEKTGIKESTLMNHSVRENWMSKQKDYLERLYGRLRDERGQEHIQRRLESIDFLNWIQKKSMNLGTSLSPTALDDSLKGYQRLANIVKTTITAQAELLGISGVEELINGYDRSIIHTFRQEELQIKLLEADLKRERNQIEREKYNGGYVSKASLEEEDLIKEVGKGYRKFIKSKKLYNYLKGARGSKKSKTIALRYIYNLLNNPTANLLVVRQVDRTNRTSTFTDLKWAARKLGVYEQFKFNVSPLEITVVGTGQKIYFRGMNDPLSITSISVEHGVLSWVWVEEAYQIRSEDDWNKVEMSIRGQLEEGMWKEFLFSFNPWSSRHWLNAKGFRGIADNDEVLEEEGEFINYEDDLTLAMTTSYKINEFLDNTDKIRYEKMKEDNPERYKVEGLGLWGIIEGLIFHEGRHWTVEKFDYNNFEANNGKYQRAGGDFGFNDPTAFYKVHVDDFNKKIYIWNEYYERYKTTDDLKIELESFKECSIVGDSSAKGTIKSLYNAGYNIQSSIKGKESIVDGIRFLQSYKVVIHPECPNLIDEATLYCWEIKDDSSIDKPKDMNNHGWDAVRYAVEDLYIDVKNVGVSKRR comes from the coding sequence ATGGCAAGAAGTAGAGAGCCTACCAAAGAGAATGCAAAAAAACTTTATGAGGAAGGTTTTGGGAGTCTATCTCAAATAGCAAAGGAATTAAATTTATCTCTGAACACTTTAAAAAGTTGGAGAACAAGAGACAAAAAAGAAGGTAAAGAATGGGTGCAAAAAGGTGCACCCAAATCTGCACCCGACACTAGGGTGCAACCACCAAGAAAGGCAAAATTAAAAGAAGCCAAATCAATAGTTGTAAATGGTGGAACTTTAAAAGAAGCAAGTGAAAAAACAGGCATTAAAGAAAGCACTTTGATGAATCATAGTGTTCGTGAGAATTGGATGTCAAAGCAGAAAGATTACCTAGAAAGACTTTATGGAAGGTTAAGGGATGAACGAGGACAAGAACATATTCAAAGAAGGTTAGAGAGTATAGACTTTCTAAATTGGATTCAGAAAAAGAGTATGAACTTAGGAACGAGTTTATCTCCTACAGCTTTAGATGATAGTTTAAAGGGTTATCAAAGATTGGCCAACATAGTTAAAACAACTATAACAGCTCAAGCAGAACTTTTAGGAATATCTGGAGTTGAAGAACTTATAAATGGATATGACAGAAGTATAATCCATACCTTTAGACAAGAAGAACTTCAAATTAAGTTATTGGAAGCTGATTTAAAAAGAGAACGTAATCAAATTGAAAGAGAAAAATATAATGGTGGTTATGTATCAAAGGCTTCATTAGAGGAAGAAGATCTAATTAAAGAAGTTGGAAAAGGGTATAGGAAATTTATTAAAAGTAAAAAGCTATATAACTATTTAAAAGGTGCAAGAGGAAGTAAGAAATCTAAAACTATAGCTCTTAGATACATTTATAACTTATTGAATAATCCAACAGCTAACCTATTAGTAGTAAGACAAGTAGATAGAACTAATAGAACATCAACATTCACAGATTTAAAATGGGCAGCTAGAAAACTGGGTGTATACGAACAATTTAAATTTAATGTATCACCATTAGAAATAACAGTAGTAGGAACTGGCCAGAAAATATATTTTAGAGGTATGAATGACCCACTATCAATAACATCAATTTCAGTTGAACATGGTGTTTTATCATGGGTATGGGTAGAAGAAGCATATCAAATTAGAAGTGAAGATGATTGGAACAAAGTTGAGATGTCTATAAGAGGACAACTAGAAGAGGGAATGTGGAAAGAGTTTTTATTTTCATTTAACCCTTGGAGTTCAAGACATTGGCTTAATGCTAAAGGATTTAGAGGTATTGCAGATAACGATGAAGTTCTGGAAGAAGAAGGAGAGTTCATAAATTATGAAGATGATTTAACTCTAGCTATGACTACATCCTATAAGATAAATGAGTTCTTAGATAATACGGATAAAATTCGTTATGAAAAAATGAAAGAGGATAATCCTGAAAGATACAAAGTTGAAGGACTTGGCTTATGGGGAATCATAGAAGGACTAATATTCCATGAAGGTAGACATTGGACCGTTGAGAAATTCGACTATAACAATTTTGAAGCTAATAATGGAAAGTATCAAAGAGCAGGTGGCGACTTTGGATTTAATGATCCAACAGCATTTTATAAAGTTCATGTAGATGACTTTAATAAAAAGATATACATATGGAATGAATATTATGAGAGATATAAAACAACAGATGATTTAAAGATAGAATTAGAAAGTTTTAAAGAGTGCTCAATAGTTGGAGATAGTAGTGCAAAGGGAACAATTAAAAGTCTATACAATGCAGGGTACAATATCCAATCATCTATCAAAGGTAAAGAGTCAATTGTAGATGGAATTAGATTTTTACAAAGTTATAAAGTGGTAATACATCCAGAGTGTCCAAACTTAATTGATGAAGCAACTTTATATTGTTGGGAAATTAAAGATGACTCAAGCATAGATAAACCTAAAGATATGAATAACCATGGTTGGGATGCTGTTAGATATGCTGTTGAAGATTTATATATTGATGTTAAGAATGTCGGAGTTAGTAAAAGGAGGTGA
- a CDS encoding BC1881 family protein produces MNLKDIPTCELVKELEKREGVEYIIVAPYEIEKFQVEGPMILLKIID; encoded by the coding sequence ATGAATTTAAAAGATATACCAACATGTGAATTAGTTAAAGAATTAGAAAAAAGAGAGGGGGTTGAATACATTATAGTGGCCCCTTATGAAATTGAAAAATTTCAAGTAGAGGGGCCCATGATTTTATTGAAGATAATAGATTAG
- a CDS encoding LuxR C-terminal-related transcriptional regulator, whose protein sequence is MRNLVNEEVKSGIEERELVLELMHDMVEKILSPREFEVYVLSKRMKPRHIAEKLGLKSQTVRNQINNIKNKIKNHEEWLKEKMDVRGLSI, encoded by the coding sequence ATGAGAAATTTGGTTAATGAGGAAGTTAAGTCAGGAATAGAGGAGAGAGAATTAGTTCTGGAATTAATGCATGATATGGTAGAGAAGATATTATCACCTAGAGAGTTTGAGGTGTATGTATTGAGTAAGAGAATGAAGCCAAGACATATAGCTGAGAAGTTAGGTTTAAAATCACAGACAGTTAGAAATCAAATAAACAATATCAAGAATAAAATAAAAAATCATGAAGAGTGGTTAAAAGAGAAAATGGATGTAAGAGGGCTATCAATATAG
- a CDS encoding replication initiator protein A: MSRMKIKDFKKLEFYQLPKWLLKVNGLKPVDIVIYTLAFNNWKLSVKNNLVNENDEIYFFMTHEGIREEIEIGKDQVIDSIKRLVESKVIIQEKFRGKATRFYLEDDLNQIQFKETKKLESSRKNSTTKNPTSVVGKSDYTSTENPTTNQSENTDINKTNLLNKTNLIKTTTTTKLNYIYPIDNPNKKNNSSFILDNSKELKKYLIDNIQDIPTCKNIMFLVENQNLSLEKIKTVVEYANKNKKGFGYIFEALKNDWTISEKQEKKEFARGHKFNSEAIDSTIEAKEAKEEYTAKIDRLQGIYEDLSDTEKKNIDDEAYQLAVEKYGLAVAKIMTRTKTKFEILEKYYLLEKGA; this comes from the coding sequence ATGAGCAGAATGAAAATTAAAGATTTTAAAAAATTAGAGTTTTATCAATTACCTAAATGGTTACTTAAAGTTAATGGATTAAAACCAGTTGATATTGTTATTTATACATTGGCATTTAATAATTGGAAATTATCTGTAAAAAATAATTTGGTTAATGAAAATGATGAAATTTACTTCTTTATGACTCATGAAGGGATAAGAGAAGAGATTGAGATAGGTAAGGATCAAGTAATTGATTCGATAAAAAGATTAGTTGAGAGTAAAGTTATTATCCAAGAAAAATTTAGAGGAAAAGCAACTAGATTTTATTTAGAAGATGACTTAAACCAAATACAATTTAAAGAAACTAAAAAATTAGAAAGTAGTAGGAAAAATAGTACTACTAAAAATCCGACTAGTGTAGTAGGAAAAAGCGACTACACTAGTACTGAAAATCCGACTACTAACCAGTCGGAAAACACGGACATAAATAAGACTAATCTTTTAAATAAGACTAACTTAATAAAAACTACTACTACTACTAAACTAAATTATATATACCCAATAGATAATCCGAATAAAAAAAATAATAGTAGTTTTATTTTAGATAATTCAAAAGAATTAAAAAAATATCTGATTGATAATATTCAAGATATTCCAACATGTAAAAATATTATGTTCTTAGTTGAAAATCAAAATCTAAGTTTAGAAAAAATAAAAACAGTTGTTGAATATGCCAATAAAAACAAAAAAGGGTTTGGATATATTTTCGAAGCTTTAAAAAACGATTGGACTATTTCAGAAAAACAAGAGAAAAAAGAATTTGCAAGAGGTCATAAATTTAATTCTGAAGCTATAGACAGCACAATAGAAGCTAAGGAAGCTAAAGAGGAATACACAGCTAAGATTGATAGACTACAAGGGATATATGAGGATTTAAGCGATACAGAAAAGAAAAACATTGATGATGAAGCATACCAATTAGCTGTAGAGAAATATGGACTAGCTGTTGCTAAGATTATGACAAGAACTAAAACTAAGTTTGAAATTTTAGAAAAGTATTATCTATTGGAAAAAGGAGCTTAG
- a CDS encoding VRR-NUC domain-containing protein: MKETDIQAAIITYLGILENQGKVWFSRLNNIPPVNKGTDGKMVFRKLPRGCKKGIPDILIISKGRTIAMEVKTPTGKQSKEQKLVEESFKKQGQEYHVVRSLEDAIKVVGHVV, encoded by the coding sequence ATGAAAGAAACGGATATTCAAGCAGCAATAATAACATATTTAGGTATACTAGAGAACCAAGGCAAAGTTTGGTTTAGTCGATTAAATAACATTCCACCAGTTAATAAGGGAACTGATGGAAAAATGGTTTTCAGGAAACTTCCTAGAGGTTGTAAGAAAGGTATTCCAGATATTTTGATTATATCTAAGGGGAGAACTATTGCTATGGAAGTTAAAACACCTACAGGAAAGCAAAGTAAAGAGCAAAAATTAGTAGAAGAGAGCTTTAAAAAGCAGGGTCAAGAATATCATGTAGTTAGATCGTTGGAAGATGCTATAAAGGTAGTTGGCCATGTAGTGTAG
- a CDS encoding DUF2326 domain-containing protein, with protein sequence MKLEKLIIKKTKPKIEIIRNIKFKDGLNLIIDDTKGKLQATGNNIGKTTLIKIIDLCLGGKNVKSLYFDPDTNSINEEVREFLEAYKVVAELTLENGNERIIIEKDLFSRGKWRVDGEEYSQNNLWLFLKIKLFGSDEKKPTLRSLIPKFIRISDLTSERMLKYLPDITKSSDYDAIYTFLFKLKNDALISKVNELTNELKAIEKKLNVLEKDKNLKSLSSLEQRKELIDVELSTYEEKKKKINFLKTNKVEIEKMRELILQIDAVEGDIEILDLEISLIRENIQALEKEGTNINLNVLKEIYNEAESYVGKLQKKFEEMVSFHNAMLENRKEYISNDLNQKEKDSFDLVVKRNKLLEEKERIEKTIFLEDTLDEILIASKKYEDLLIEKGEVTNGIKILSDINHEKEEISAKLYALKDKENEKNSKDIIKRFNIIFSDYSQKLYNEKYFIAYNENWEESKSFPITCETLSGQIGTGKKKAVTMAFDLAYLEFSNEMNIICPKFVIHDKLENTYINQLETIFEISESINGQLIVPILRERVSKLDENLIEECKIIELSEEDKLFRI encoded by the coding sequence ATGAAACTTGAAAAATTGATTATAAAAAAGACAAAACCTAAAATTGAGATAATTCGTAATATTAAATTTAAAGACGGATTGAATTTAATAATAGATGATACCAAAGGAAAATTACAAGCAACAGGTAATAATATTGGAAAAACTACACTAATTAAGATTATAGATTTATGTTTAGGAGGGAAAAATGTAAAATCTTTATATTTTGATCCTGATACGAATTCAATAAATGAAGAGGTAAGAGAATTTCTAGAAGCTTATAAAGTAGTTGCAGAGTTAACGCTAGAGAACGGAAATGAAAGAATAATAATTGAAAAAGATTTATTTTCTAGAGGAAAATGGAGAGTAGATGGAGAAGAATATAGTCAAAATAATTTATGGCTATTTTTAAAAATTAAATTATTTGGATCTGATGAAAAAAAACCAACATTAAGAAGTTTGATACCAAAATTTATAAGAATTTCAGATTTAACTTCTGAAAGAATGTTAAAATATTTACCTGATATAACTAAAAGTTCAGATTATGATGCTATTTATACATTTTTATTTAAATTAAAAAATGATGCTCTAATCAGTAAAGTAAATGAACTAACAAATGAATTGAAAGCAATTGAAAAAAAATTAAATGTTTTAGAAAAAGATAAAAACTTGAAATCTTTATCATCTTTAGAGCAGAGAAAAGAATTAATAGATGTAGAATTATCTACTTATGAAGAAAAGAAAAAAAAGATAAATTTTCTTAAAACAAATAAAGTTGAAATAGAAAAAATGAGAGAGTTAATACTTCAAATAGATGCAGTAGAAGGAGATATTGAAATATTAGACTTAGAAATTAGTTTAATTAGAGAAAATATACAAGCATTAGAAAAAGAAGGGACAAACATAAATTTAAATGTACTAAAAGAAATCTATAATGAAGCAGAAAGCTATGTCGGGAAACTGCAAAAGAAATTTGAAGAAATGGTTAGTTTTCATAATGCAATGCTTGAAAATAGAAAAGAATATATTTCAAATGATTTAAATCAAAAAGAAAAAGATAGTTTTGATTTAGTAGTTAAAAGGAATAAATTGCTCGAAGAAAAAGAGAGAATAGAGAAAACGATATTTTTAGAGGATACTTTAGATGAAATACTGATTGCATCTAAAAAGTATGAAGATTTATTAATAGAAAAAGGCGAAGTAACAAATGGAATAAAAATTTTATCTGATATAAATCATGAAAAAGAAGAAATTTCAGCAAAACTTTATGCTTTAAAAGATAAAGAAAACGAAAAAAATAGTAAAGATATAATAAAGCGTTTTAATATAATTTTTTCAGACTATTCTCAAAAATTATATAATGAAAAATATTTTATAGCATATAACGAAAATTGGGAAGAAAGTAAAAGTTTTCCTATAACTTGTGAAACTTTAAGTGGGCAAATTGGAACAGGAAAGAAAAAAGCGGTAACAATGGCTTTTGATTTAGCTTATTTAGAATTTTCAAATGAAATGAATATAATTTGTCCAAAATTTGTAATTCATGACAAGTTAGAGAATACATATATAAATCAGTTAGAGACAATATTTGAAATATCAGAAAGTATAAATGGACAGTTAATAGTTCCTATACTGAGAGAGAGAGTAAGTAAATTAGATGAAAATCTTATAGAAGAGTGCAAAATAATAGAGTTAAGTGAAGAGGATAAATTATTTAGAATTTAA
- a CDS encoding gamma-glutamyl-gamma-aminobutyrate hydrolase family protein has protein sequence MKKVRLALLSLLTIVLFILGGCKNSAPKNESPVKIGISWEREFPKNEVPEDTQVYIDSVKRAGAIPVLLPQISNEQEALDALKTVDAVILTGGEDINPVYYAEKPHKNLEELKHDRDISDYWLLKTALKDDYPILGTCRGMQFLNVVLGGTLYQDLPTEYVSTISHRDPKKVDFARHTMKITDTNSKLFSMLKTNKITVNSWHHQAVERLGKGLKVVALSPDGIIEAVELDNASFVVGVQFHPEWHVVENENEFLPIFLALKEAGLKNRQK, from the coding sequence ATGAAAAAAGTTCGGTTAGCATTACTATCATTACTTACTATTGTTTTATTTATTTTAGGTGGATGTAAAAATTCAGCCCCTAAAAATGAATCACCTGTTAAAATTGGAATCTCATGGGAAAGAGAATTTCCTAAAAATGAAGTACCTGAAGATACTCAGGTATATATTGATTCTGTAAAAAGAGCAGGTGCTATTCCAGTATTATTACCACAAATTTCTAATGAGCAAGAAGCATTAGATGCTTTAAAAACAGTTGATGCAGTTATTTTAACTGGTGGGGAAGATATTAATCCTGTGTATTATGCTGAAAAACCACATAAAAACTTAGAAGAATTAAAACATGATCGTGACATATCTGACTATTGGTTATTGAAAACAGCTTTAAAAGACGATTATCCAATTTTAGGAACTTGTCGTGGAATGCAATTTCTAAATGTAGTACTTGGAGGAACATTATATCAAGATTTACCAACTGAATACGTTTCTACGATTTCTCATAGAGATCCAAAGAAAGTTGATTTTGCTCGTCATACTATGAAAATAACTGACACTAATTCTAAACTATTTTCTATGTTAAAAACTAACAAAATTACTGTTAATTCATGGCATCATCAAGCTGTTGAAAGACTTGGAAAAGGATTAAAAGTTGTTGCTCTCTCTCCAGATGGTATTATTGAAGCTGTTGAACTTGATAATGCTTCATTTGTTGTTGGAGTTCAATTCCATCCAGAGTGGCATGTTGTTGAGAATGAAAATGAATTTTTACCTATTTTCTTAGCTTTAAAAGAAGCAGGATTAAAAAATAGACAAAAATAA
- a CDS encoding ABC-three component system middle component 6: MILNVERNPKDSLYYIGAILLEILQNNKEGLYVDELIKKAKDRKINISFFYYALDWLFIISKIEIKNERICRI; the protein is encoded by the coding sequence ATGATATTAAATGTAGAAAGAAATCCAAAAGATTCTTTATATTATATAGGAGCAATATTATTAGAAATATTACAGAATAATAAAGAGGGACTTTATGTGGATGAATTAATAAAAAAAGCTAAAGATAGAAAGATAAATATATCATTTTTTTATTACGCACTGGATTGGCTTTTTATTATATCAAAAATAGAAATAAAAAATGAAAGGATTTGTAGAATATGA
- a CDS encoding ParB N-terminal domain-containing protein yields MEFIREIEIDKLKPVDYNPRKINEKAFKLLQESLKIFGILKPVIVNGNKNILTAGHQRTKAMKAIGLKTCPAIRIKDVSIQDEIRFNLFHNSIETNKTNVTIKNPQNIELENFTFIDCMHVNFKENKNAAVVKEISRLISKYGEWGSVVIDEEGNIIQNSDYAIACKLLNKRVLVYKLSNDKVKAFLRYMNVDYGEYNYEALGIKTYNQHNCQMNRLRGGIKDNKSSLYEGYVLKNISKDERGVDFGAGQCDYASKLSKLGYKLLPYEPHFKFKGQEAIDIREVVKMILKLEMDIKQNGLYDYVVLDSVINSITSNNFEKYVLTTCNALLKENGSLYIGTRNKGQIDSTLNSSRCIEKVRSLEFLDKDNFSATFRNGVWTLQKFHTKESLKEVCLKYFNDVETMGSGSQIYAICKNPKRLAKEDYIEALSIEFNMEYPNGYKHNKHEKLINKILKSK; encoded by the coding sequence ATGGAATTTATAAGAGAAATAGAGATAGATAAATTAAAACCTGTTGATTATAACCCTAGAAAGATTAATGAGAAAGCCTTCAAATTACTTCAGGAAAGTTTAAAGATATTTGGAATATTAAAACCAGTTATTGTAAATGGAAATAAGAATATACTAACAGCAGGTCACCAAAGAACTAAAGCTATGAAAGCTATTGGCTTAAAAACTTGTCCTGCTATAAGAATAAAAGATGTATCTATCCAGGATGAAATTAGATTCAACTTATTTCATAATAGTATTGAAACAAATAAAACTAATGTAACTATAAAAAATCCACAAAATATTGAGTTAGAAAATTTTACTTTTATTGATTGTATGCATGTAAATTTTAAAGAAAATAAAAATGCTGCAGTTGTAAAAGAGATTTCTAGGCTTATTTCAAAGTATGGAGAATGGGGAAGTGTAGTTATTGATGAAGAAGGAAATATAATACAAAATTCTGACTATGCTATTGCCTGTAAATTGCTAAATAAACGAGTGTTAGTGTATAAACTGTCAAACGATAAGGTAAAAGCTTTTTTAAGGTATATGAACGTGGATTATGGGGAATATAATTATGAAGCTCTAGGAATAAAAACTTATAATCAGCATAACTGTCAAATGAACAGATTAAGAGGAGGAATAAAGGATAATAAATCATCTTTATATGAGGGTTATGTTTTAAAGAATATATCTAAAGATGAAAGAGGGGTAGATTTTGGAGCTGGACAATGTGATTATGCATCTAAATTGTCAAAATTAGGTTATAAACTACTTCCATATGAGCCACACTTTAAATTTAAAGGTCAAGAAGCTATAGATATTAGAGAAGTAGTAAAGATGATATTAAAGCTTGAAATGGATATCAAGCAGAATGGATTATATGATTATGTAGTTTTAGATAGTGTTATAAATTCAATAACATCTAATAACTTTGAAAAATATGTATTAACTACTTGTAATGCTTTATTAAAAGAGAATGGGAGTTTGTATATAGGAACTAGAAATAAAGGTCAAATTGATTCAACTTTAAATAGTAGTAGATGTATTGAAAAAGTTAGAAGTTTAGAGTTCTTAGATAAAGATAACTTTTCAGCTACTTTTAGAAATGGAGTTTGGACACTTCAAAAGTTTCATACAAAGGAATCCTTGAAAGAGGTTTGTTTAAAATATTTTAATGATGTTGAAACTATGGGAAGTGGAAGCCAAATATATGCTATATGTAAGAATCCAAAGAGATTAGCTAAAGAGGACTATATAGAAGCTTTGAGTATTGAGTTTAATATGGAGTATCCAAATGGTTACAAACATAATAAACATGAGAAGTTAATAAATAAGATTTTAAAGAGCAAGTGA